In Macadamia integrifolia cultivar HAES 741 chromosome 5, SCU_Mint_v3, whole genome shotgun sequence, a single window of DNA contains:
- the LOC122078525 gene encoding E3 ubiquitin-protein ligase SINA-like 10 yields the protein MARFSLGRDDDDSGEGSSSPNGKRQRRDEQHKEDDDEEEEEEEGKRRRVIHGKGSESDEEDGISMTLTDPDVLDCIICMEPLIPPVFQCDNGHIACSTCCTKIGNKCPSCSWPIGYSRCLAIEKVVESIKISCQNAQYGCKERFGYAQKVNHEETCIYAPCLCPLSDCTFVGSCEQLSRHFTCKHWASARRFHYNCPNPVFLDKSEHFLVFQGEEDGLLFLLNNRIESIGNAISVTCIGTSSSKGGFFYDLISRRGSTSLKLQSYTKFTKGQTEGSPMDFLLIPNNFNGSYSQLKLDICIWSSREFE from the exons ATGGCAAGATTCTCGCTGGGTAGAGATGATGACGACAGCGGCGAAGGGTCGAGCAGCCCCAATGGGAAAAGGCAGAGAAGAGATGAACAACACAAAGAAGACgacgatgaagaagaagaagaagaagaaggaaaaaggagaagggtGATTCATGGAAAAGGATCCGAGAGTGATGAAGAGGATGGCATCTCCATGACCCTTACGGACCCTGATGTGTTGGACTGTATCATCTGCATGGAACCCTTGATCCCTCCAGTCTTTCAG TGTGACAACGGACACATTGCATGTTCCACATGCTGCACCAAGATTGGAAACAAATGTCCCTCTTGCTCTTGGCCAATTGGGTACAGCCGTTGCCTGGCCATTGAGAAAGTCGTTGAATCAATTAAAATATCCTGCCAAAATGCACAATATGGCTGCAAAGAAAGATTTGGCTATGCTCAAAAAGTAAACCATGAGGAGACATGCATCTACGCACCATGTTTATGCCCGCTTTCAGACTGCACCTTCGTTGGGTCATGTGAACAACTGTCACGGCACTTCACTTGCAAACATTGGGCTTCTGCTAGACGTTTCCATTACAACTGCCCTAACCCTGTTTTTTTAGACAAAAGTGAGCATTTCCTTGTTTTCCAAGGGGAGGAGGATggtcttctctttctcctcaatAACCGCATTGAAAGTATTGGGAATGCAATCTCAGTAACCTGCATTGGAACAAGCTCCTCAAAAGGAGGGTTCTTTTACGATCTTATTTCAAGAAGAGGAAGCACCTCTCTTAAGTTACAGTCTTACACAAAGTTTACTAAAGGGCAGACTGAAGGTTCTCCCATGGATTTTCTTCTCATCCCTAATAATTTTAATGGTTCTTATAGTCAGCTCAAGTTGGATATTTGTATTTGGAGTTCTAGAGAATTTGAATGA